CCTGGAATCCACTGGTCGGATCGCTGATCCGCTGCCCCAGCGCCTGGCTCGCGATGCCGCCGAAGAAGCGCATGCCGACCGCGCGCAGCCAGGGCGCCCGGTAGCGTCGCGCGCCGGAGCGAAACCGCGAGCCGAGGACGAGGTCGAATCCATCATCGAGAGGCGAAAGGAGAGGCAGGATGCTCTCCGGCTCGTGCTGGCCGTCGCCGTCCAACTGGACCACGCGCCCGAACCCCTCCCGGTCGGCGTAGCGATATCCGGTCAAGAGCGCCGCTCCGTAACCGAGATTGACGGGGTGTCGTGCGACGCGGGCTCCCGCCCCGCGCGCGATCTCTCCCGTGCGATCGCGGCTGCAATCGTCCACGACGAGGATCTCCGCGCTAGGAGCGACCCCACGCACCCTCGCGATCAGACCG
The sequence above is a segment of the Candidatus Eisenbacteria bacterium genome. Coding sequences within it:
- a CDS encoding glycosyltransferase family 2 protein, which encodes MAREGNSAERLLVLIPAFNEERDLGGLIARVRGVAPSAEILVVDDCSRDRTGEIARGAGARVARHPVNLGYGAALLTGYRYADREGFGRVVQLDGDGQHEPESILPLLSPLDDGFDLVLGSRFRSGARRYRAPWLRAVGMRFFGGIASQALGQRISDPTSGFQALSRRLVLFHSRGNHFPQDYPDADILILVGRRGFRITEVPVTMYEKPTGSSIHSGLRPIYYVIKMTLSILLALSEKRRAIDEEVP